A part of Dehalogenimonas sp. W genomic DNA contains:
- a CDS encoding 4Fe-4S binding protein: MVKNAFWQLHGKKVLVIGVILSLIGAWTYGEINLSTDVEQYFPEVMPEATTFELIASAPSENQYLYSASADGTQVGFITTGQGQGYGGPMLIEVAWGMDGTILNVLVPEHQETEAWYGRLAENEHFIQYIGRTFSEPFTLGEDIDKVSGATRSSTGVAQGVYNSRLLLAEHLGQPYVGPKVPIKFGSPEILLLVGLGLVMLFRLVPALRKLRWTRGVMLAFGFIIFGIALSGMLSLINFILFPIGYAPSPITNLYLYLIVFGIIGLALIFGKNFWCFWICPYCAVQETAHFIGGSKARPVTRRQLMLRNTRYIILWVVVLMVLIFRQPQLAVFEPWNTLFSLEGSVIQWLLVAVTIGIAMFIHDFWCHYLCPVGATMDIVLKIRAWFAGAFGRLTSR, encoded by the coding sequence TTGGTAAAAAACGCATTTTGGCAATTGCATGGAAAAAAAGTTCTGGTCATTGGCGTTATTTTAAGCCTGATTGGTGCTTGGACATACGGGGAGATTAACCTCAGTACTGATGTTGAACAGTATTTTCCAGAAGTCATGCCGGAAGCGACAACATTTGAACTTATAGCCAGTGCTCCCTCGGAAAATCAATACCTTTACTCCGCCAGTGCCGACGGTACCCAGGTGGGTTTTATTACCACCGGTCAGGGGCAGGGCTACGGCGGTCCAATGCTGATTGAGGTGGCCTGGGGCATGGATGGCACTATTCTGAATGTGCTGGTGCCGGAGCATCAGGAAACTGAGGCGTGGTATGGGCGCCTAGCTGAAAATGAACATTTTATTCAGTATATCGGACGCACTTTTTCTGAGCCGTTCACTCTTGGTGAAGATATTGATAAGGTCAGCGGGGCCACCAGGTCATCAACCGGGGTGGCGCAGGGTGTCTATAATTCCCGATTGCTCTTGGCTGAACATCTGGGGCAGCCCTATGTTGGGCCTAAGGTGCCGATCAAATTTGGTTCCCCGGAAATCTTATTGCTGGTCGGTCTTGGACTGGTGATGTTGTTCCGACTGGTGCCGGCCTTACGGAAATTGCGATGGACCCGGGGAGTTATGCTGGCCTTTGGTTTCATCATCTTCGGTATTGCACTCTCCGGAATGCTCTCACTCATCAATTTTATTCTCTTCCCTATCGGCTATGCACCATCTCCGATAACTAATCTATACCTTTATCTCATCGTCTTCGGTATCATCGGACTCGCACTGATTTTCGGAAAGAACTTCTGGTGTTTTTGGATCTGTCCTTACTGCGCTGTTCAGGAGACAGCTCATTTTATCGGCGGCAGTAAGGCCCGTCCGGTTACCCGGCGTCAATTGATGCTGCGGAATACCAGATACATTATCCTTTGGGTGGTGGTGCTGATGGTGCTGATCTTCCGTCAGCCGCAACTGGCGGTGTTTGAACCGTGGAATACGCTGTTTAGTCTTGAAGGTAGTGTAATTCAGTGGCTGCTGGTTGCGGTCACGATTGGGATTGCCATGTTTATCCACGACTTTTGGTGCCACTACCTGTGCCCGGTAGGCGCTACCATGGACATAGTGTTGAAAATCAGAGCCTGGTTTGCCGGCGCT